ATGCTGGAGAGCATTCCGGGTTACGGACCGGATGTGAACGCCAACCGCGAAGAGGCCCGCAAGCTGATGCAGAAGGCGGGCTACGGCCCGGACAAGCACCTTGCGGTCAAGATCTCCACCCGCAATCTCGCGGAATATCGCGATCCCGCGGTGATCCTGATCGACCAGCTCAAGAGCATTTACATCGATGGCGAGCTCGATGTCGTCGAAACCGCCAACTGGTTCCCGAAGGTCGCACGCAAGGACTACATGCTGGGCCTCAACCTGACCGGCAATGCCGTCGATGATCCCGACCAGTCCTTCTACGAGAACTATTCCTGCGGCTCGGAGCGCAACTACACCAACTACTGCAACAAGGAGATCGAGAAGCTGTTCGACGTGCAGTCCCAGGAGACCGACCTCGCCAAGCGCAAGAAGCTGGTGTGGGAGATCGACAAGAAGCTGCAGGAGGATGTCGCCCGTCCCATCATCTTCCATGCGCGTGCCGGCACGTGCTGGCAGCCCTATGTCAAGGGCGTGACGGTCATGTCGAACAGCTCCTATAATGGCTATCGCTACGAGGATGTGTGGCTGGACAAGTAGCGCAGCGGACGGGCTGTTAGAGGCTCGAGGGGAGGGCGAAAGATGTTTGCCTATCTGGTTCGCCGCCTGTTCCTGATGCTCCTGACCCTGTTCGGGATCTCGATCGTCATCTTCTTGCTGCTGCGCATCGTGCCCGGCAACATCGTCGACATCCTGTTCGCCGCGGCCGGTTACGTCGATCCCGCCGACAAGGCCAATCTGGAAAAGGAGCTCGGCATCGACCAGCCGCTGGTGGTGCAATATCTGCACTGGATCGGCGGTTTTCTGCGTGGCGATTTTGGCTACTCCTATGTCTCGGAGAAGCCGGCGCTCCAGGAGATCTTGCCGCGCATTCCGATCACGGCGCGGCTCGCGGGCCTCGCGCTGCTGTTCTCTGCCTCGATCGGCATTCCCTTGGGCGTGATCAGCGCGGTGAAGCAGGGGACAAAGCTCGACTATGCGTTGCGCGTCATCAGCCTCAGCGGCCTGTCGCTGCCCTCGTTCTGGCTCGGGCTGTTGATCCTCACTGCGTCGGTCGCGATGTTCGGCCAGATGCCGATCTTCAATCCCAATCCGCAGACCTGGCTCGAAGCGTTTGCGACCTATGCCGTACCGGCCGCCGCGGTCGGCTTCCGCAGCGCCGCGCTCACCATGCGCATCACGCGTTCCTCGATGCTGGAGGTTCTGCGGCAGGACTATATCCGCACCGC
This genomic interval from Bradyrhizobium sp. CB82 contains the following:
- a CDS encoding ABC transporter permease, whose product is MFAYLVRRLFLMLLTLFGISIVIFLLLRIVPGNIVDILFAAAGYVDPADKANLEKELGIDQPLVVQYLHWIGGFLRGDFGYSYVSEKPALQEILPRIPITARLAGLALLFSASIGIPLGVISAVKQGTKLDYALRVISLSGLSLPSFWLGLLILTASVAMFGQMPIFNPNPQTWLEAFATYAVPAAAVGFRSAALTMRITRSSMLEVLRQDYIRTARAKGASDAAVNYHHALKNAILPVITVIGIEAAFLIGGLIVTETVFNIPGVARFLVEAIRWRDYPIVQNLVMLIAVVVVFANFTVDMLYAVFDPRIRFTD